The following are encoded together in the Parabacteroides chongii genome:
- a CDS encoding response regulator transcription factor, protein MAKILLVEDEVNIASFIERGLQEFGHEVCVAYDGMAGWELLQKENFQLLILDIIMPKMNGLQLCRQYRQLYGFQSPVIMLTALGTTEDIVNGLDAGADDYLVKPFSFQELEARIKALLRRSGTEVTSGSLRCGDLTLDPTSHRAFRGDAVIDLTVKEYRLLEYFILNQGTALNRLTLLKHVWDKDFDTNTNVVDVYVNYLRAKIDKDFDHKLIRTVVGIGYMMEA, encoded by the coding sequence ATGGCAAAAATATTATTAGTAGAAGATGAAGTAAATATAGCCTCTTTCATTGAGAGGGGATTGCAGGAATTCGGTCATGAAGTATGTGTTGCTTATGACGGTATGGCAGGTTGGGAGTTATTGCAGAAAGAAAACTTCCAACTGCTGATCCTCGATATTATCATGCCTAAGATGAATGGCTTACAGCTATGCCGTCAGTACCGCCAACTCTATGGTTTCCAGTCGCCGGTAATTATGCTGACCGCTTTGGGAACAACGGAGGATATAGTGAACGGTCTCGATGCCGGTGCCGACGATTACCTGGTTAAACCTTTCAGTTTCCAGGAATTGGAAGCCCGCATAAAGGCTCTTTTGCGGCGGTCGGGAACAGAGGTTACGTCAGGCTCTTTGCGATGTGGTGATCTGACTCTCGATCCGACCAGCCACCGGGCATTCCGGGGAGATGCTGTCATCGACCTGACCGTCAAGGAATATCGCCTGCTGGAATACTTTATACTCAATCAGGGTACAGCCCTCAATCGCCTGACGCTTCTGAAACATGTATGGGACAAGGATTTCGACACGAATACCAATGTTGTCGATGTCTATGTCAATTACCTTCGCGCCAAGATAGACAAGGATTTTGATCATAAACTGATCCGTACCGTGGTGGGTATCGGCTATATGATGGAAGCATGA